The following proteins are encoded in a genomic region of Variovorax paradoxus:
- a CDS encoding TerC family protein: MEQFMTPEFWVAVGQIIMIDILLGGDNAVVIALACRKLPPAQRTKGILWGTAGAIVLRVVLIFFALTLLAIPFLKLAGAVLLLWIGVKLLAPEHDDAHGNIAASDKLWGAVKTVIVADLVMSVDNVIAIAGAAQGAGQAHQMPLVVFGLLVSIPIIVWGSQLVIKLMDRFPIIITAGGMLLGWIAGTMAVSDPALANTAAWTWVPKVPQSDVIRYAAGVAGALLVLVIGKWVAMRQARQKPAEAITSS, from the coding sequence ATGGAACAGTTCATGACCCCGGAATTCTGGGTCGCGGTCGGTCAGATCATCATGATCGACATCCTGCTCGGCGGCGACAACGCCGTCGTCATTGCCCTGGCTTGCCGCAAGCTGCCGCCGGCGCAGCGCACCAAGGGCATTCTGTGGGGCACCGCCGGTGCCATCGTGCTGCGCGTGGTGTTGATCTTCTTCGCGCTCACGCTCCTGGCCATTCCGTTCCTGAAGCTCGCGGGCGCCGTGCTGCTGCTGTGGATCGGTGTGAAGCTGCTGGCCCCCGAGCATGACGATGCACACGGCAACATTGCCGCCAGCGACAAGCTGTGGGGCGCGGTCAAGACCGTGATCGTGGCCGACCTGGTGATGAGCGTGGACAACGTGATCGCCATTGCAGGCGCCGCTCAGGGCGCCGGCCAGGCCCACCAGATGCCGCTGGTGGTCTTCGGCCTGCTGGTGAGCATTCCGATCATCGTCTGGGGCAGCCAGCTGGTCATCAAGCTGATGGACCGCTTCCCGATCATCATCACGGCCGGCGGCATGCTGCTGGGCTGGATCGCCGGCACGATGGCCGTGTCCGACCCCGCGCTGGCGAACACCGCGGCCTGGACCTGGGTGCCGAAGGTGCCGCAGAGCGACGTGATCAGGTACGCAGCCGGTGTGGCCGGTGCGCTGCTGGTGCTGGTCATCGGCAAATGGGTGGCGATGCGCCAGGCGCGCCAAAAGCCCGCCGAAGCAATCACGAGCAGCTGA
- the pilV gene encoding type IV pilus modification protein PilV, which produces MKNQRSTPSPARASQSGVALIEVLVSVLLFSLGILGLIGLQTRAISLSIDAEDRNRAALIANDIAATMWTTRTVSIDPDVGVPSWNDRASNPEAGGLPSGRVRITSDVAANTADILITWSPPQRATGEQASRLTTRVALPPAP; this is translated from the coding sequence ATGAAAAACCAGCGCTCTACGCCCTCCCCCGCCCGCGCTTCGCAATCCGGTGTCGCGCTGATCGAAGTCCTGGTCTCGGTCCTTCTGTTCTCGTTGGGCATCCTGGGCCTCATCGGCCTGCAGACGCGCGCGATCAGCCTCTCGATCGATGCGGAAGACCGCAACCGCGCCGCCCTGATTGCCAACGACATCGCAGCCACCATGTGGACCACTCGCACTGTGTCCATCGACCCCGACGTCGGAGTACCTTCGTGGAACGACCGCGCCAGCAACCCGGAAGCCGGTGGCCTGCCCAGTGGCCGCGTTCGGATCACCTCGGACGTCGCGGCCAACACCGCCGACATCCTCATCACCTGGAGTCCCCCCCAGCGCGCCACCGGCGAACAGGCCAGCCGCCTCACCACGCGCGTCGCGCTGCCGCCCGCGCCATGA
- a CDS encoding type IV pilin protein, whose protein sequence is MKKQASFLRRAPQARRGSSGFTLIEVMITVAIIGILAAIAIPSYRDYVLRGQLVDAQNALSTLRANMERYFQDNRDYRSINTTFISPCAAPAAAGSFAISCPTLTATAFTAQAVGSGPTNGFTFTVDQQNTRVTVRAGSGWTQCTTGWTTRKSGC, encoded by the coding sequence TTGAAGAAACAAGCAAGCTTTCTGCGTCGCGCTCCCCAGGCCCGGCGCGGCTCATCCGGCTTCACGCTGATTGAAGTGATGATCACCGTCGCGATCATCGGGATCCTGGCGGCCATCGCGATTCCCAGCTATCGCGATTACGTGTTGCGCGGCCAGCTCGTAGACGCGCAGAACGCGCTCTCGACGCTGCGCGCCAACATGGAGCGGTACTTCCAGGACAACCGGGACTACCGCTCTATTAACACCACCTTCATCTCGCCGTGCGCCGCGCCGGCTGCGGCAGGCAGTTTCGCCATCTCTTGTCCGACGCTGACAGCCACGGCTTTCACAGCGCAAGCCGTGGGCAGCGGCCCCACCAATGGCTTCACGTTCACCGTGGACCAGCAGAACACGCGCGTCACCGTTCGCGCGGGTTCGGGCTGGACACAGTGCACCACCGGCTGGACAACGAGGAAGTCGGGTTGCTGA
- a CDS encoding M48 family metalloprotease, translating to MLPVPARAQLQVLPGLGDGGEMTASAERQLGDQIARELYRDTDYIDDPVVAAYVQEIWQRLLAAARQRGELTPELDERFAWVVLLGRDRNINAFALPGGYLGLNMGLIATVGSRDELATVLGHELSHVTQRHISRIMSKQGKQMPLMLAGLILGMIAATKSRSPDAGQAVIMGSQALFMQNQLSFSRDMEREADRVGFGVMTQAGFAPQGAAAMFEKLQYASRLNDNGSYPYLRSHPLTSERISDMQGRFQFRIDTAPAMPLAMDHAMIAARARVLTRPGVDVLRLWVDAAASGEFARSSQAQQAGALYAAALSAKELRDLKSARALAERLTARTADDASAAKLARWLNAEIELAGGGAPKAASLLDAKSKERPEMLLAADAAVATRQPAPMVPVLRDWVATNPRDATAWRALANLYGAQNDTLRAVRADAEANVAILDYPAARDRFKAAQELMRKPGAPIDHYEASIIDTRARAVEVMVKRQAEEPPLK from the coding sequence ATGCTGCCGGTGCCCGCCCGTGCCCAACTGCAAGTGCTGCCGGGCCTGGGCGACGGCGGCGAAATGACGGCCAGCGCCGAGCGCCAGCTGGGCGACCAGATTGCGCGCGAGCTCTACCGCGACACCGACTACATCGACGATCCGGTGGTCGCAGCCTACGTGCAGGAGATCTGGCAGCGCCTCTTGGCCGCCGCACGCCAGCGCGGCGAACTCACGCCCGAGCTCGACGAGCGCTTTGCCTGGGTCGTCCTGCTGGGCCGCGACCGCAACATCAACGCCTTCGCGCTGCCGGGCGGCTACCTGGGCCTGAACATGGGCCTGATCGCCACGGTCGGCAGCCGCGACGAACTGGCGACGGTGCTCGGGCATGAGCTGTCGCACGTCACGCAGCGCCACATCTCGCGCATCATGAGCAAGCAGGGCAAGCAGATGCCGCTCATGCTGGCCGGCCTGATCCTCGGCATGATCGCGGCCACCAAGAGCCGAAGTCCCGACGCGGGCCAGGCCGTGATCATGGGCAGCCAGGCGCTCTTCATGCAGAACCAGCTGAGCTTCTCGCGCGACATGGAGCGCGAAGCCGACCGCGTCGGTTTCGGCGTGATGACGCAGGCGGGTTTTGCGCCGCAGGGCGCGGCGGCCATGTTCGAAAAACTGCAGTACGCCTCGCGCCTCAACGACAACGGCTCGTACCCCTATCTGCGCAGCCACCCGCTCACGTCCGAGCGCATCTCCGACATGCAGGGGCGCTTCCAGTTCCGCATCGACACGGCCCCGGCGATGCCGTTGGCCATGGACCACGCGATGATCGCCGCACGCGCGCGCGTGCTCACGCGGCCGGGTGTCGATGTGCTGCGGCTCTGGGTCGACGCCGCCGCCAGCGGTGAGTTCGCCAGGAGCAGCCAAGCCCAGCAGGCCGGCGCGCTTTACGCGGCGGCCTTGTCAGCCAAGGAGCTGCGCGATTTGAAGTCGGCACGCGCCTTGGCCGAGCGGCTGACGGCGCGCACCGCCGACGACGCCTCCGCCGCCAAGCTGGCACGTTGGCTCAACGCCGAGATCGAACTAGCCGGCGGCGGCGCCCCCAAGGCCGCCAGCCTGCTCGACGCTAAATCCAAAGAACGGCCCGAGATGCTGCTCGCGGCCGATGCCGCCGTGGCCACCCGCCAGCCCGCGCCGATGGTGCCGGTGTTGCGCGACTGGGTGGCAACCAATCCGCGCGACGCCACTGCCTGGCGCGCCTTGGCCAATCTGTATGGCGCGCAGAACGACACCTTGCGCGCGGTGCGCGCCGATGCGGAAGCCAATGTCGCCATCCTCGACTACCCCGCGGCCCGCGACCGCTTCAAGGCCGCGCAAGAACTGATGCGCAAGCCGGGCGCGCCCATCGACCACTACGAGGCGTCGATCATCGACACCCGCGCGCGGGCCGTGGAGGTGATGGTGAAGCGGCAAGCCGAAGAGCCGCCGCTGAAGTGA
- a CDS encoding PglL family O-oligosaccharyltransferase: MTSRAAPLEATALPSKAIGTVRAGLVAFPFLCPLVAGPSVQAWQLLATWICVAALLLAVPAGAPARGVWACLATGMAAVVLSSHGTAALWLPVAVVLAAMAAAACVGAGMARGGPPASGFLATGILAAGLVSAVLGLLQYYGLAEPLVPWTTTPALGQAYGNLRQRNQFATLISMALVAALWIHATQPSVRTRRWLAAAALLLLVAAAASTSRTGLLQLLSIVGVAAFIARRERRGVAGKTGIRFSLPPPLVLLAMVPIYFAIAWVLPQLTASEVEGMMRRLQEGAPGDHTRVILWRNVLTLIAEHPWTGWGWGELSFAHYSTLYVGPRFPEILDNAHNLPLHLAVELGIPASVLICGGFIWMVLAARPWRERDPARLMAWGMLGAIVLHSLLEYPLWYGPFQLVFGLCLGMLWPSRGGDAQLASLRQRLKAGWLEAPMLSAVAAAVLTAVVGYATWDYIRISQIYLPRDERLPAYEDDTLAKAKASWLFARQVGFAELTLTKVTPANAAEMHSLAERTLHFSPEPRVIVKLIESAELTGRDQEAWAQAERFRIAFPVEYERWLKGQPVDERTP, translated from the coding sequence ATGACTTCCCGCGCAGCGCCGCTCGAGGCGACCGCCCTCCCATCGAAAGCCATCGGCACCGTGCGCGCCGGCTTGGTGGCGTTCCCTTTTCTGTGCCCGCTGGTCGCCGGTCCATCTGTGCAGGCTTGGCAGTTGCTGGCCACCTGGATCTGTGTGGCGGCGCTGCTTCTTGCCGTTCCAGCCGGCGCGCCGGCGCGCGGTGTCTGGGCCTGCCTGGCGACCGGAATGGCGGCAGTCGTGCTTTCCTCGCACGGCACGGCAGCCCTGTGGTTGCCAGTTGCGGTGGTATTGGCGGCGATGGCGGCCGCCGCTTGCGTGGGAGCGGGCATGGCGCGCGGCGGTCCGCCCGCTTCCGGGTTCCTGGCGACCGGCATCCTCGCAGCCGGCCTGGTCAGCGCCGTGCTCGGCCTGCTCCAGTACTACGGCCTGGCCGAACCTCTGGTGCCCTGGACCACCACACCCGCGCTGGGTCAGGCGTACGGCAACCTGCGCCAGCGCAACCAGTTCGCCACGCTGATCAGCATGGCGCTGGTGGCGGCGCTGTGGATTCATGCCACGCAGCCGTCAGTGCGCACCAGGCGCTGGCTCGCGGCGGCTGCGTTGCTGCTGTTGGTGGCTGCGGCGGCGTCCACCTCGCGCACGGGCCTGCTTCAACTGCTGTCGATCGTGGGCGTTGCCGCCTTCATCGCGCGGCGGGAGCGGCGCGGTGTGGCCGGCAAGACAGGCATTCGCTTCAGTTTGCCGCCGCCGCTCGTGCTGCTGGCCATGGTTCCGATCTACTTCGCTATCGCCTGGGTGCTGCCGCAGCTCACGGCCAGCGAGGTGGAAGGAATGATGCGCCGCCTGCAGGAGGGCGCGCCGGGCGACCACACGCGAGTGATTCTGTGGCGCAACGTGCTCACGCTGATCGCCGAGCACCCGTGGACGGGGTGGGGCTGGGGCGAACTGAGCTTTGCGCACTACAGCACGCTGTACGTGGGGCCGCGGTTCCCCGAAATTCTGGACAACGCGCACAACCTGCCGCTGCACTTGGCCGTGGAACTGGGCATTCCGGCCTCGGTGCTGATCTGCGGCGGCTTCATCTGGATGGTGCTGGCGGCACGGCCCTGGCGCGAACGCGATCCGGCGCGGCTCATGGCGTGGGGCATGCTGGGCGCCATCGTGCTGCACAGCCTGCTCGAATACCCGCTCTGGTACGGGCCGTTCCAGCTGGTGTTCGGGCTGTGCCTGGGAATGCTGTGGCCGAGCCGAGGCGGGGATGCCCAGCTTGCCTCATTGCGGCAACGCCTCAAAGCCGGATGGCTCGAAGCGCCCATGCTGTCGGCGGTGGCGGCTGCCGTGTTGACGGCGGTGGTCGGCTATGCCACCTGGGACTACATCCGCATCAGCCAGATCTACCTGCCGCGCGACGAGCGGCTGCCGGCCTATGAAGACGATACGCTGGCCAAGGCAAAGGCCTCTTGGCTCTTTGCAAGGCAGGTGGGTTTTGCCGAGCTGACGCTCACCAAGGTCACGCCCGCCAACGCCGCCGAGATGCATTCGCTGGCCGAGCGTACGCTGCATTTTTCGCCCGAGCCGCGCGTGATCGTCAAGCTGATCGAAAGCGCCGAGTTGACGGGGCGGGACCAGGAAGCCTGGGCGCAGGCGGAGCGCTTCCGCATTGCCTTTCCGGTGGAATACGAGCGCTGGCTGAAGGGGCAGCCGGTCGACGAGCGAACGCCCTAG
- a CDS encoding phage holin family protein → MRIIIKWLLSAVALLAVAYLYSGVQVNSFGSALIAAAVIGLLNMIVRPVLVVLTLPVTIVTLGLFLFVINALLFWAASGLLAGFQVSGFVAALIGSLIYSLLGLVIEAALGGLLSKR, encoded by the coding sequence ATGCGCATCATCATCAAATGGCTGCTCAGCGCCGTCGCGCTGCTGGCGGTGGCCTATCTCTACAGCGGTGTCCAGGTCAACAGCTTCGGCTCCGCGCTGATTGCCGCGGCGGTCATCGGCTTGCTCAACATGATCGTCCGGCCAGTGCTGGTGGTGCTGACGCTGCCGGTCACCATCGTCACGCTCGGGCTGTTCCTGTTCGTGATCAACGCCTTGTTGTTCTGGGCCGCATCCGGCCTGCTCGCGGGGTTTCAGGTCAGCGGTTTCGTGGCAGCGCTGATCGGCTCGCTGATCTACTCGCTGCTGGGCCTGGTCATCGAAGCTGCGCTGGGCGGGCTTCTTTCGAAGCGCTGA
- a CDS encoding GspH/FimT family pseudopilin: MKTRIHRPRAARGFTLIEMMVTVVLLSILMALAFPAMSGWVRNSRIRTVADALQNGLRLAQTEALRRSRQTVFSLTADTNPADGLTAAANGANWSVNFVPLLTGEATDPTFIEGGGLTGLAPDVQITGPATICFNSLGRVVDNPTPGTGVACSAAAAAYNITIPNADRPMRVLVALGGQVRLCDPAKALSNTNPDGCPA, from the coding sequence ATGAAGACGCGAATCCATCGGCCGCGTGCCGCGCGCGGCTTCACGCTGATCGAGATGATGGTGACCGTGGTGCTGCTGAGCATTCTGATGGCGCTGGCGTTCCCGGCAATGAGTGGATGGGTACGCAACAGCCGCATACGCACGGTTGCTGACGCGCTGCAGAACGGCCTTCGTCTTGCGCAGACCGAAGCCCTGCGGCGCAGCCGCCAGACCGTCTTCTCGCTGACAGCCGACACGAACCCGGCGGACGGGCTCACCGCCGCGGCGAATGGCGCCAACTGGTCGGTCAACTTCGTGCCGCTCCTCACGGGCGAGGCAACCGATCCCACGTTCATCGAGGGCGGCGGCCTGACCGGGCTGGCCCCCGACGTCCAGATCACTGGCCCTGCGACGATCTGCTTCAACTCCCTGGGCCGCGTCGTCGACAACCCCACGCCTGGCACCGGCGTGGCGTGCAGCGCCGCGGCTGCGGCCTACAACATCACGATTCCGAATGCCGATCGCCCGATGCGCGTGCTGGTCGCCCTGGGCGGGCAGGTGCGCCTGTGCGATCCGGCCAAGGCACTTTCCAACACCAATCCCGACGGATGCCCCGCGTGA
- the moaC gene encoding cyclic pyranopterin monophosphate synthase MoaC, producing MSSLTHFDAQGQAHMVDVAAKPATHRVAVATGRIEMLPATLALIESGTAKKGDVLGIARIAGIQAAKKTSDLIPLCHPLALTRVALAFALAEAGQAPQVVCTATVETVGPTGVEMEALTAVQVALLTIYDMCKAVDRGMRITDVHVLEKHGGKSGSYVAG from the coding sequence ATGAGCTCCCTCACCCATTTCGACGCTCAGGGCCAGGCCCACATGGTCGACGTCGCGGCCAAGCCCGCTACCCACCGCGTGGCCGTGGCCACCGGCCGTATCGAGATGCTGCCCGCCACGCTGGCGCTGATCGAATCGGGCACCGCAAAAAAGGGCGACGTGCTTGGCATCGCCCGTATCGCCGGCATCCAGGCTGCCAAGAAGACCAGCGACCTCATTCCGCTGTGCCACCCGCTCGCGCTCACGCGCGTGGCGCTCGCGTTCGCATTGGCCGAAGCGGGCCAGGCGCCGCAGGTGGTCTGCACCGCCACGGTCGAAACCGTGGGCCCGACCGGTGTCGAAATGGAAGCGCTCACTGCCGTGCAAGTGGCGCTGCTCACCATTTACGACATGTGCAAGGCGGTGGACCGGGGGATGCGGATCACCGATGTGCATGTGCTGGAGAAGCACGGCGGAAAATCCGGGAGCTACGTCGCTGGCTAG